One Aphidius gifuensis isolate YNYX2018 linkage group LG5, ASM1490517v1, whole genome shotgun sequence genomic region harbors:
- the LOC122858504 gene encoding mitochondrial import inner membrane translocase subunit TIM50-C-like, with amino-acid sequence MAFAIRSLRILCKKSNVSCNTSYSTLGKPLMRLNLISASPKLFFHSSGNKTISPKIGGKLSSNIRSSPIAKLVENFNDSNQDDPISRQKKEQEEEEEYRKQREQSWKMMKWSFILFGVATTIGGSLFIYELVKPTYDEDGKIIEDEFSQLPFYEMIWKRLCKELNYYKKFVQEPSGDKLLPDPLKYPFMQPPYTLVLEMTDLLVHPDWTYQTGWRFKKRPGVDQFLEQLTMPNFEIVVYTAEQGHIVFPILDSLDRNGYIMYRLVRDATRFIDGHHVKDLDALNRDLSKVIVIDWNPNNVKLHPQNALVLPRWNGNDDDTTLNDLAAFLKMIHATNVADVRDVITYYQQFDNPLEAFRENQRKLLQQMEDEKMQKQQMQNSKTLTSRWRSSFVKPQTS; translated from the exons ATGGCATTTGCTATTCGAAGTTTAAGAATATTATGCAAAAAATCCAATGTCAGTTGTAATACATCATATTCAACACTTGGTAAACCATTGATgagattaaatttaatatctgcATCaccaaaattgttttttcattcatcag gAAATAAAACTATATCTCCAAAAATTGGTGGTAAATTGTCATCAAATATTCGTTCATCACCAATTGCTAAATtagtagaaaattttaatgactctAATCAAGATGATCCAATTAgtagacaaaaaaaagaacaagaagaGGAAGAAGAATATAGAAAACAACGTGAACAATCATGGAAAATGATGAAATGgagttttatattatttggtgTTGCAACAACAATTGGTGgttcattgtttatttatgaattagtTAAACCAACTTATGATGAAGatggaaaaattatagaaGATGAATTTTCACAATTGCCATTCTATGAAATGATATGGAAAAGACTTTGtaaagaattaaattattacaaaaaa TTTGTTCAAGAACCAAgtggtgataaattattaccaGATCCATTAAAGTATCCTTTTATGCAGCCACCTTATACACTTGTTTTAGAAATGACTGATCTTCTTGTTCATCCAGACTGGaca taTCAAACTGGTTGGAGATTCAAAAAACGTCCAGGTGTAGATCAATTTTTAGAGCAACTAACAATGCCAAACTTTGAAATTGTCGTTTACACAGCTGAACAAGGACAt ataGTATTTCCAATACTAGATTCACTTGATCGAAATGGATACATTATGTATCGACTTGTTCGTGATGCAACAAGATTTATTGATGGTCACCATGTAAAAGATCTTGATGCTCTTAATCGTGATTTAAGTAAAGTTATTGTTATCGATTGGAATCCAAACAATGTTAAACTTCATCCACAAAATGCTCTTGTATTACCAAGATGGAATggcaatgatgatgatacaacaCTCAATGATCTTGctgcatttttaaaaatgatacatGCCACAAATGTTGCTGATGTACGTGATGTTATTacttattatcaacaatttgatAATCCACTTGAGGCATTTAGAGAAAATCAAcgtaaattattacaacaaatggaagatgaaaaaatgcaaaaacaaCAAATGCAAAATTCTAAAACATTAACATCAAGATGGAGATCATCATTTGTAAAACCTCAAACTagttaa